In Carya illinoinensis cultivar Pawnee chromosome 9, C.illinoinensisPawnee_v1, whole genome shotgun sequence, the following are encoded in one genomic region:
- the LOC122277728 gene encoding pathogenesis-related protein 1C, giving the protein MPKAPLILFSIVFSTYLLLLAAVSAQPNTHQFNLGHRPVLHRRLGSGFDDAAINATQNKLLYAQEATRNSGHLVGNRKKHHSISQEFLFAHNKVRQHFNEPLLEWDKKLARYARRWASKRSNDCKMIHSYGPYGENLFWGKRDHWTPTEAVQSWVREHKFYNSGNNECAPGQMCGHYTQVVWRDTARLGCTRKKCQNGGLFVICVYDPPGNYVNESPFGTINPTTQPITTP; this is encoded by the coding sequence ATGCCGAAAGCTCCATTAATCCTCTTCTCCATAGTTTTCTCCACATATCTTCTCCTCCTAGCTGCCGTCTCGGCGCAACCCAACACCCATCAGTTTAACCTTGGCCATCGCCCGGTATTGCATAGGAGACTTGGTAGTGGTTTTGATGATGCCGCAATTAACGCGACGCAAAACAAACTTCTCTATGCACAGGAAGCAACAAGAAATAGTGGCCACCTAGTAGGGAATAGGAAGAAGCACCATTCGATTTCGCAGGAGTTCCTCTTTGCCCACAATAAGGTCAGGCAACATTTTAATGAGCCGCTGCTAGAATGGGACAAGAAACTTGCTCGCTATGCCCGCCGATGGGCCTCAAAGCGCTCAAATGACTGTAAGATGATCCACTCATACGGTCCGTACGGTGAGAACTTGTTTTGGGGCAAGCGAGACCACTGGACACCGACGGAGGCTGTGCAATCGTGGGTTAGGGAGCACAAGTTTTATAATTCAGGGAACAACGAATGCGCTCCTGGTCAAATGTGCGGGCACTACACACAGGTTGTGTGGAGGGACACAGCGAGGCTAGGATGTACGCGCAAGAAGTGCCAAAATGGAGGTTTGTTTGTTATTTGTGTATATGATCCGCCTGGAAATTACGTTAATGAGAGCCCCTTTGGAACGATTAACCCAACTACACAGCCAATTACAACACCATAA